The following coding sequences are from one Molothrus aeneus isolate 106 chromosome 23, BPBGC_Maene_1.0, whole genome shotgun sequence window:
- the SMIM12 gene encoding small integral membrane protein 12 — protein MWSVLWAAVRSKAPYVTFPVAFVVGLVGSQLEWFLRGDPPATAQEEKSISEQREDRKLQEIVGEDLTKVVSLKDKLEFAPRAVLNRNRPEKS, from the coding sequence ATGTGGTCCGTGCTGTGGGCGGCCGTGCGCTCCAAGGCCCCGTACGTCACCTTCCCGGTGGCCTTCGTGGTGGGGCTGGTGGGCTCCCAGCTGGAGTGGTTCCTGCGAGGAGACCCCCCGGCCACGGCCCAGGAGGAGAAGAGCATCTCGGAGCAGCGGGAGGACCGCAAGCTGCAGGAGATCGTGGGCGAGGACCTGACCAAGGTGGTGAGCCTGAAGGACAAGCTGGAGTTCGCCCCTCGGGCCGTGCTCAACAGGAACCGGCCCGAAAAGAGTTAA